The sequence TGGCGATCCAGCTCCGCGAGCACGTCGGCCGGTTCAAGGTGACCGGGGCCGGGCAGCGCCGCGAAGAGCTGATCGCGTGAGACGGGGGGATGGCAGGATGAGCGCTCAAGGTGAATCGGGCGGACGGGTCGGCGAGGGGCAGATGCAGCTCGTGATCTTCCGGCTCGGCCGCGAGAACTACGGTGTTCCCGTCGCCAGGGTGAAGGAGATCATCCGGCCGATCGACGCCTTCGCCGTTCCGGGGATGACCGGTCCGGTGGAGGGCGTGATCAACCTGCGGGGCGAGATCATTCCCGTGCTGCGCGTGCACGGGCTGCTCGGCGTCGACGGCGGTTCCGGCGGGGACGCCCGCAAGCGCAGGATCGTCATTCTCGACGCCGACGGCGGCGGGTTCGGCTTCCTCGTCGACGAGGTGACGGAGGTCGTGCGCGTCTCCACCGGCGACCTGCGCCCGGCCCCCGAGGTGGGTGAGGACGAACTGCACCGCGAGGCGATCCTCGGGATCGTGCAGGTTTCCGGACGGATGGTCGTCTGCGTCGACCTGCGCGTTCTCGTATCGGGATCGATCGATATGAAGGAGCTTGCCGGACAGGTCTCGTGAACGGCCGGCATCGTTGCGACAACGGAAGATCGGACGGCAGATGGCAGTCAGACAACACAGGGGGCCCGTCGTGAGGGTGGGCCTCGCGCAGTTCCGCGTCGGTGAGGCGCCGATGGAGATGACGACGATGGCGCTCGGATCGTGTCTCGGGATCGTGCTCTACGACGAGGAGGCCGCGGTCGGCGCGATGGCCCACGTGATGCACCCGCGGCGCGAGCGGGTGAAGAACAACGCGAACAGGGCGAAGTTCGTCGACACGGCCGTCTCGCTCATGCTCGACCGGATGGAAAAGCGCGGCGCGGCGCGCCGACGCGTCGTCGCCAAGATCTTCGGGGGGGCGAGGATGTTCGTGCGCGACCAGGACCGCCGGAGTCTCTTGCAGATCGGCGAATCGAACGTCCTGGCGGCCCGGGAGGAATTCGCCAGGATCGGGATCCCGATCGTCGCCGAACGCACCGGGGGGAACAGGGGCCGGACCATCGTGTTCGACGTGTCCGACGGATCGGTCACGGTCCGGGACGCGACGGGCGCCAAGGAGAAGGTATGATTCATCGGGTTCATAACCACCGGGGCGGCGAGGTCCTTCGGGTCGTGATCGGGGAGGATTCGGCGTTCATGCGCCGCCTGATCGTCGACGCGCTCGAAGAGGATCCCGGGATCGAGGTCATCGGCGAGGCGGCCGACGGCCGCGAGGCGCTCAGGATGGTCGTCGAACTGCGTCCGGACTGCGTCACGCTCGATCTCGAGATGCCCCGCATGGACGGTCTCGAGACGCTTCGGTACATCATGGGCGAATGGCCGACGC is a genomic window of Candidatus Krumholzibacteriota bacterium containing:
- a CDS encoding purine-binding chemotaxis protein CheW — protein: MSAQGESGGRVGEGQMQLVIFRLGRENYGVPVARVKEIIRPIDAFAVPGMTGPVEGVINLRGEIIPVLRVHGLLGVDGGSGGDARKRRIVILDADGGGFGFLVDEVTEVVRVSTGDLRPAPEVGEDELHREAILGIVQVSGRMVVCVDLRVLVSGSIDMKELAGQVS
- a CDS encoding chemotaxis protein CheD translates to MAVRQHRGPVVRVGLAQFRVGEAPMEMTTMALGSCLGIVLYDEEAAVGAMAHVMHPRRERVKNNANRAKFVDTAVSLMLDRMEKRGAARRRVVAKIFGGARMFVRDQDRRSLLQIGESNVLAAREEFARIGIPIVAERTGGNRGRTIVFDVSDGSVTVRDATGAKEKV